The DNA sequence ATTGAAAATTCGGATAATTTCCCCAATGAAAGTTTTTCGGTATCAATTTCTTTGGCCTCTAAAATCCTATACTTACGGCCTAAAATTGGACATTCGAACTTAAGAACCATTGATAGTTCATTTAATATAGAGAAAGGAGATCGTTAATATTGAGCAGTGCAAGGCTAATAATTGCGTCCAACAGGTTGCCATTTACCGTTGTAGATAGCAACGGGAGATTGGAGTTGAAGGCGAGCGCTGGAGGGTTGGTGACGGGCTTAAGTGCCTATCTTGACTCGCTTCAGCATTCGGCATTTACGAATCTTGTCGAATATGTATGGCTTGGATGGCCCGGCGCATCCATAGATGATGAGCATAAAGATGGCATAAAGGAGGTTGCCGCAACCAGGTTTAATGCCTATCCCGTATTTGTACAGGAAGAGACAATGGAGGCCTTTTATCACGGTTTTTGCAATAAGACGATATGGCCCTTGTTTCATTATTTTCCAAGTTACGTGGTTTATGAAAGCGAGAGCTGGGAATCCTACAGGGAGGTAAATCAATATTTTTGCGACGCCATCATGGAGGTGCTTCGCCCAAGTGATATACTTTGGATCCATGACTATCATTTGATGTTGCTTCCCCGCATGATAAGGCAAAGGATGCCAGATGTTCCCATAGGATTTTTCCTTCATATCCCCTTTCCGTCTTTCGAACTGTTTCGTCTATTACCCAAAAAATGGGCAGCGGGGATACTTGAGGGGCTTTTGGGGGCAGATCTGATTGGTTTTCACACTCACGATTACACTCAGTATTTTTTAAGATCGGTGCTTCGTATTTTAGGCATCGAGGCGAACATGGGACAGATGTTCGTCGATGGAAGGATGGTCCAAGCCGATACCTTTCCTATGGGCATAGATTTCCATAGGTTTAATGACGCCGTGGTCTCAAAGGAAACCGAGATGGAAAGAGAGAAGCTGAAAAATACGCTTTCCGATTTTAAGACGATTATCTCGGTGGATAGGCTTGATTACTCGAAGGGGGTTTTAAACCGGCTTGAGGGCTTCGAGCTTTTTCTGAAAGACAACCCGCAATGGCACAAGAAAGTGGTACTGTTGCTTGTGATCGTGCCTTCCAGGATTGGCGTCGACCGTTATCAGACAATAAAGACTCAGATAGATCAGATGGTGGGTAACATTAACGGTAGATTTGGAACGTTTAATTGGATGCCTATCATATATAAATATGGCCACGTACCATTTCATCAACTTGTTGCCCTTTATAATATGAGCGACGTTGCATTGATAACGCCACTCAGGGATGGGATGAACTTGGTATCCAAAGAATATGTAGCTTCCAGAAAGGATGCAACAGGTGTATTGATATTAAGCGAGCTTGCGGGTGCCTCTAAGGAATTGGTCGAAGCTGTGTTGATTAACCCTAACGACAGGGGAGAAATTGCCATAGCCATTAAAAATGCCCTTGAGATGCCCTTGGAAGAACAAAAAAGCAGGATTGAAAAGATGCAAAGCAGGTTAAAGAAATATGACGTTGTTAAATGGGCAACGGATTTTATCGATGAATTAAAGGATGTCAAAGAAGGGCAAAGCCGATTTCGAACCAGGATGCTATCCGATGTAGTTAGAAGAAAGATCATAGATGATTTCGTTGGAGCCAACCGATGTATGATTTTTTTGGATTACGATGGGACTTTAGTACCTTTTGCAGATAGCCCCGAAAAGGCAGTACCCTCCAACGAAGTTTTGGATCTTTTGAAAGATTTATCCGAGATTCCCGAGGTTGATCTCGTGATCATCAGTGGTAGGGATAGAGATACGCTCCAAAAATGGCTGGGAAACCTAAACGTGGGCTTTGTCGCCGAACACGGTGTTTGGCTTAAAGAGAAGGGAAAGGAATGGCAGTTGCTGAAGCCTATGAGCGCTGAGTGGAAAAATAAGTTAAAGCCATTACTGCTGCGTTATGTTGATAAAGTCCCTGGATCCTTTTTAGAGGAAAAGGAATACTCTTTAAGTTGGCATTACAGGAAATGTGATCCCGAACAGGCAGTCGATGCTGCCAAAGAACTAACGGATCTATTGCTGCAGGTAGTGGCCAATACTGAAGTGCAGGTAATTCAGGGCCATAAGCTGATCGAATTAAGGCCATCTGGCATAGACAAGGGAAAGGCAGCGCTTCATTTTCTTTCAAGGGCCGATTACGACTTCATCTTGGCAATTGGAGACGATAGAACCGATGAAGATCTCTTTAAAGAACTGCCTTCTCATGCCTGGACCGTTCGCGTGGGGATAGTTACATCTATAGCAAGGCTTAACGCCGTAAGTTATAGAGATGTTAGGAGCTTGCTGAAAGAGCTTAAAAATTGCATAAGAGGTGAAAGGTGATGGAAAACGGGTTCAGGTTTTGTACGGAATCACACCTCGTTAAGATGCTTGCGATAAGGGCCAAAAATCCCATTCAGCTTTTAGAAGGCATTAAAAAAGTGCCGTCTGCTTCGATATATTATCACACCCACAGGTTTCTCCAGCAGCACTATTACGCCTCTCCGGAACCACCTAACGACTTTGCCTACTGGATATCTAACGTCCTTGGCCTGAGGGAATTAGGAGAGAGCATTGCAAGTGTGGAGATAGTAGATTTCGATTCTTTAGATGAAATTAGGAAGGAGTATATCAAAAGGTTGGAAGAGCATATCTTTGGCGGCAGGAGCATGATAGATTGCGTTGAAGGGCATGAATTTCACTTCTTGAGCTGCAAGACATTTGTCCATCCTACTCCCTTTGTTGCGACAAATTTAGATGAATTTAAGGACATCGTCGGAAAAATATACATAAACTCCATTTATTTTCACATCTTTGAACCAAGATTGCGGTTTCAAAGAAAAGAGAATGATTTTTCTGCATGGCTGAGAAGCATTGGAGAGGAAATGTCAGCTGATCGGATAAGCAAACTGGATCCATACGCATTTACCATCGAGGGCCTGAGGAAAAGGATCGTAAATATATTGGAAAGAGATGATTAAGATGGTAGCCGATATCAGGGAATATTCTTCAATTGTAGGGCAAGCAGTCATTGACGAGCTTTTCTACTTGGGGGACAAACTTAAAGGCAAGATAGTGCAAAACATAAATTCAACGGCAGTTGGCGGAGGAGTAGCTGAGATATTATCCAGGATGGTCCCGTTGCTGAAACAGCTTGGAGTGGACGCTCGCTGGGATGTCATCAAGGGTAACGA is a window from the Acetomicrobium flavidum genome containing:
- a CDS encoding DUF5752 family protein translates to MENGFRFCTESHLVKMLAIRAKNPIQLLEGIKKVPSASIYYHTHRFLQQHYYASPEPPNDFAYWISNVLGLRELGESIASVEIVDFDSLDEIRKEYIKRLEEHIFGGRSMIDCVEGHEFHFLSCKTFVHPTPFVATNLDEFKDIVGKIYINSIYFHIFEPRLRFQRKENDFSAWLRSIGEEMSADRISKLDPYAFTIEGLRKRIVNILERDD
- a CDS encoding bifunctional alpha,alpha-trehalose-phosphate synthase (UDP-forming)/trehalose-phosphatase, with amino-acid sequence MSSARLIIASNRLPFTVVDSNGRLELKASAGGLVTGLSAYLDSLQHSAFTNLVEYVWLGWPGASIDDEHKDGIKEVAATRFNAYPVFVQEETMEAFYHGFCNKTIWPLFHYFPSYVVYESESWESYREVNQYFCDAIMEVLRPSDILWIHDYHLMLLPRMIRQRMPDVPIGFFLHIPFPSFELFRLLPKKWAAGILEGLLGADLIGFHTHDYTQYFLRSVLRILGIEANMGQMFVDGRMVQADTFPMGIDFHRFNDAVVSKETEMEREKLKNTLSDFKTIISVDRLDYSKGVLNRLEGFELFLKDNPQWHKKVVLLLVIVPSRIGVDRYQTIKTQIDQMVGNINGRFGTFNWMPIIYKYGHVPFHQLVALYNMSDVALITPLRDGMNLVSKEYVASRKDATGVLILSELAGASKELVEAVLINPNDRGEIAIAIKNALEMPLEEQKSRIEKMQSRLKKYDVVKWATDFIDELKDVKEGQSRFRTRMLSDVVRRKIIDDFVGANRCMIFLDYDGTLVPFADSPEKAVPSNEVLDLLKDLSEIPEVDLVIISGRDRDTLQKWLGNLNVGFVAEHGVWLKEKGKEWQLLKPMSAEWKNKLKPLLLRYVDKVPGSFLEEKEYSLSWHYRKCDPEQAVDAAKELTDLLLQVVANTEVQVIQGHKLIELRPSGIDKGKAALHFLSRADYDFILAIGDDRTDEDLFKELPSHAWTVRVGIVTSIARLNAVSYRDVRSLLKELKNCIRGER